GCTGACATTTACGTAAGACGCTAACACGTTCACTGAATCAGTAACACGACCATATAATGCAACACTTTGTTTGTTGCCATCGTTAGAGAAAATACTCGCTTTTGCCAATCCGCCAAACTGCTCATCTGCATTTAATAAATCGTTTGCAGTTTTTGTTTTAAAACGGATCGCACCACCGACTGCGCCGCTGCCAGCGGTTGCTTCACCTGCACCCGCTTGTACTTCAACACTACGTAATAATTCTGGCTCAATTGACACACGGCCAACGTGGTGGAAAAGCGTACTAGTTTGTGGCGCGCCATCAACCGTGATGTTCATCATCGAGTCTTCTAAGCCACGTACAAATACCTTTTGTACAATACCGAGTGAACCGCCAACCGTAATAGAGGGGGTCGCTCTAAAGATATCTTCTAAATCATTGGCTTGGTAATTGTCTAATTGCTCAGGCGTAATTTCTGAGTTTGTTGTTGCACCTACAACGACAATTTTTTCAATGTCTTTGTTGTCAGTGTCTTTTTCGGTTGCAACGGCTTGAGTACTCAATAAGCCAGCAATAAGGGTAGGTAGTATTTTTGTTTTAAACACAGGAGTCGCTTTAAAAGTCATGGGACATCTCTAATTACTGATATTTTCTAAATCAGAATTATTCCTATTTGCAATTGTGATTGGTAGCACTTTTACAACTGTTACATTTGCAACTTTGGAATGGTGATTTTAACGCTGAGGCCGCCGCTTTTTTGATTAAGGGCATAGATATTTGCACCAACACTTAAAAGGTGACGTTTAGCTAATGCTAACCCTAAGCCAAAGCTGTCACTTTCAGCCATTCTGCTGTCGTCAACTCTAAAGAAGGGTTCGAAGATTTTATCTAGCAAGTGCTCTGGGATCCCTGGACCCGAATCATTGATTTCTAGTAGGTAATGATCTTGCTGTTGTGTGAGTCTAACCGAAACGGTTTCTTTGCATGGCGTATATTTTAGGGCATTTCGCAGTACGTTTTCTATTGCTGGGCAGAGTGCTTTATGACTTGAGTCAGAGATCACTGCTGAGTTTGGTAGTTCACACTCTATGAACTTACAGGCGAACTCGAATCTTGCGTCTTCAATCAAAACATCGAGTAAATCAACTAACTCTACTTGTTCCTGCATGATTTTGGGCTGTTCATTTTCGAGCCATGCAAAAGTGAGGGTATTTTCAACAAGCTTCCTTATTTGCTTAGATTCCCTCGAAATACGTTCTAAATGTTGTGAACTATTACTCGAGTCAAAGTTCTCAACGGCAATATCTAAACGAGTTAATGGTGTTCGCAACTCATGAGATAAGTCAGCTATGAGTTGCCTTTGATTTTCGATAAGCTCTCCAATTCTTGATGCCATTGAATCAAATGTTTTGGCAAGATGAGACAGCTCATCATCACGTTTAGCAAAGTGTTGGCCGACTCGAACTGATAAGTCCCCCTTGCTGAATGCGAGCGTGGCATTATCGAGGCGGTGTAACGGCGTAATAATGTGCCTATATAGAATCAAGGTGAGCAATATGAGTAACATCATCGGAATAACTATCTGCAGAGCAAATTTCGTTGTTAACCAATGCGTGCCCGGTCGCATTCGCTCTGGTAATCGAATTAAAAAGCTGGCGCCATATTCTTGAAAAGGTAACTCCATAATCGGGTTATCAGAAAAGTAGAGGTGGATCTTCCAATCAATGCTACGTCCAAAATGATAATAACCTACGATGTCTTTATCGTAAGGTTTACCCGCAAATTGCTCAGCTTTAAAACCGACGACAGACACCCACACGTTCTCTTGTTGCTCTATCTCTTGAAGGTACTTTTCTAATCCAACAAAGTCTTTTTGAACGTAATATGACTCTGCTTTTTCGCCCCAAGCTCTTAACTCTGCTCTATGCTCAGCTTTTATAAAGCTCATTTTCTCTTCGGTTTTTAAGGTAATGGTGTGAACCAAATAGAAAAATGTAACTAGGCCTGTTGCAAGGATAAAAAACAGCTTCCAGAAAATCTTACGCTTCATTTAAAACAGTACCCTTTGCCATGCACTGTCTGTAAACGATCTCCTTGCCAGCCTGCTTCATTAAGCTTGCGCCTTACACGGCTCAAATGCATGTCGATACTGCGGTCGTATGCCCCCAGTTTTTTATTTAATACAGCTTCGTGCAACTCCGCTTTTGGGATAATAACGTTCTGCTTGCTAAGCAGGTTCCACAATAATTTAAATTGGATGGGGGTAAAATCTAAAAGTACCTCATTGAGATGTACTTGCTGTGAGTTCACATCTATAGACAAGTCATCAAAGTGCATATGTTCTTGGCTGCTACTTTCTATGTCGGGCTTGGCTCGGCGTAAAAGACTTTCAATACGAAGAAGTAATTCTTGGCTGTTAAAAGGTTTGGCAACATAGTCATCTGCCCCGTGAGTAAACCCTAAAATACGCTCTTCTTCAGCGCCTTTGGCCGAAACCATGATCACTGGGATCTGACTTACTTGTCGTAATTGTTTGAGTAGAGTGACACCATCAAGTTTTGGTAGCATTTTATCGAGTAAAACGAGGTGGTGTTGCTCCGATTTG
The sequence above is drawn from the Pseudoalteromonas phenolica genome and encodes:
- a CDS encoding sensor histidine kinase, giving the protein MKRKIFWKLFFILATGLVTFFYLVHTITLKTEEKMSFIKAEHRAELRAWGEKAESYYVQKDFVGLEKYLQEIEQQENVWVSVVGFKAEQFAGKPYDKDIVGYYHFGRSIDWKIHLYFSDNPIMELPFQEYGASFLIRLPERMRPGTHWLTTKFALQIVIPMMLLILLTLILYRHIITPLHRLDNATLAFSKGDLSVRVGQHFAKRDDELSHLAKTFDSMASRIGELIENQRQLIADLSHELRTPLTRLDIAVENFDSSNSSQHLERISRESKQIRKLVENTLTFAWLENEQPKIMQEQVELVDLLDVLIEDARFEFACKFIECELPNSAVISDSSHKALCPAIENVLRNALKYTPCKETVSVRLTQQQDHYLLEINDSGPGIPEHLLDKIFEPFFRVDDSRMAESDSFGLGLALAKRHLLSVGANIYALNQKSGGLSVKITIPKLQM
- a CDS encoding response regulator transcription factor, which encodes MTSILLIEDDITLSNYLSDLLKKAGYLVEQCFDGEHGFNKAKSEQHHLVLLDKMLPKLDGVTLLKQLRQVSQIPVIMVSAKGAEEERILGFTHGADDYVAKPFNSQELLLRIESLLRRAKPDIESSSQEHMHFDDLSIDVNSQQVHLNEVLLDFTPIQFKLLWNLLSKQNVIIPKAELHEAVLNKKLGAYDRSIDMHLSRVRRKLNEAGWQGDRLQTVHGKGYCFK